The proteins below are encoded in one region of Flavobacterium sp. IMCC34852:
- a CDS encoding TlpA family protein disulfide reductase, whose amino-acid sequence MKLLYSISIFFILTFASNALAQITVYEKFDDFEKAVIKEDENVYVINFWATWCAPCIKELPYFEQLHKENKKVKVILVSLDSRKDLEKKLIPFVERKKITAEVLLLSDKDYNSWLSKIDKDWSGAIPATLLIQGKKHLFAEREFENFTELNDYVNSFINLN is encoded by the coding sequence ATGAAGTTACTTTACTCAATATCAATCTTTTTCATCCTGACCTTTGCCAGTAATGCTTTGGCACAAATAACCGTTTATGAAAAATTTGACGATTTTGAAAAAGCGGTAATCAAAGAAGATGAGAACGTTTATGTGATTAACTTTTGGGCGACTTGGTGTGCTCCGTGTATCAAAGAGTTACCTTATTTTGAGCAACTTCACAAGGAAAATAAAAAGGTAAAAGTAATATTGGTCAGCCTCGACAGCCGAAAAGACCTGGAGAAAAAGCTTATCCCTTTTGTAGAAAGAAAAAAAATCACCGCTGAGGTTTTGCTCCTAAGCGACAAAGATTACAATTCGTGGTTGTCTAAAATCGACAAAGACTGGTCGGGTGCCATTCCGGCCACCTTACTCATACAAGGTAAAAAGCACTTATTTGCCGAACGCGAATTTGAAAACTTTACCGAACTCAACGATTACGTAAACTCATTTATCAATCTTAATTAA